The nucleotide window GACCGCGGGCAGGACGACTTCTCCGCGCCCACCGTGCACGCCTGCCGCTTCGAGGGCAGCACGAAGCGCCTCGTCACCTCCGACGGCACCGACGCCACCTCCGAGGCCGTCCTCTTCACCAAGGTGGAGGTGCGGCCCGGGGACGGCCTCTGGCTGCCCGGCACCACGCCGGGCGACCTCAACACGCGGCGCCTCCCGCTGCGCATCACCCCGTGCTTCGACATCCGCGGAGCGCTGGACCACTACGAGGTGTACGTCTGATGGCCGACGCGTTGAAGGATGTGGAGCTCCACGTGGCCCAGCTGTTGGACGCGGCCGCGCTGGGCGTCTCCCGGACGGCGTCCCCGCCCAGCCTCTACACGGGGCCCATGCCCATGCCGGCGCCGCCGTTGGCGGTGGCCGTGCGTGAGATGCCGGGCGCCGCGCCCGAGGACTACATGGGCACGGGGCGCAGCTACCTTCAGCGGGACGTCCAGGTGCTGGTGCGCGGCCGTGACTACCTGGAGGCCCAGTCCCTGGCCCGCGGGTGCTGGCGCGCGCTGCACCTGGCGGCCGTCCCCGGCTACGTCTCCTGCCGCTCGCAGGGCCTGCCCTCCTACCTGGGCGAGGGCGACAACCACCGGCACCGCTTCGTCCTCACCGTCACCCTCGCCCACGTCGTCTGACGCCAGGCGCCGCCCCTTCTCTTCGGACATGCCTGTCCGCGTGAAGCTCGACCTCGCCCCGCTCCTCAAGCTGCGCCAGCAGCCGCAGCGCGTGCTGAGCAAGCTGGAGAAGGCCTGCTACGCGACCGTGCGCCACGCGCTGGACCTCTCGCAGTTCGATGTGCCGCGCGCGGACAGGGACATCGAGTACGACGAGCACGGGAACGAGAAGCCTTCTGAGCGCCCGCTCGCGGAGACAGGCTACCTGGACGGGCCCGAGTACCACATGGACCGGCGCCTCTCCGTCACCTGGGTGGCGGGCTACGCGCACCACGCGGCCGGCGCCATCCACGAGGGCGTGCACTGGGACCGGGACATCGTCAACCCGGAGCCGCATTTCCTGCGGAAGGCCTTCCGCCGCTCGCGCTCCGTCGGCCGCAAGAGCGTGAAGGCTGCCATTGAGCAGGCTTTGAAAGAGTTGTTTCCCCCGAAGTGAAAGGAATTGAATCATGGCTGGAGAACCCGAAGTCCTCTACGCGCAGCGCGTCCACTTCACCGCCACGCCCACCACCACCCTCGTGAGCCTGGAGGATGGCACGTCCGAGACGCCCTCTACGGAGTTGGACGGCATCAACGAGTGCAGCGTGTCCACGGCCATCGACAGCGTGGACATGAACTACTTCGGCGGCGACGGATACAAGCGCAACGCCGCCACACTGCGCGGCCTCACCATCAGCCTCAACGGGCACCGCATCGCGGGCAACGCTGCGCAGGACCTGATGGAGACGCACATGCTCTCCGGCCAGGTGGGCTACCTGCACGTCATCAAGGACGAGGCGGCGACCGCGGGCAAGCGCGGGGTGCGGTACGCGGCGCGCATCATGTCCTTCGACTCGGGTGGCCCGTCCTCAGACGTGGACAAGCTGACGGCCTCCCTCAACGGCCAGGGCGCGCCCGTCAAGGTGTAGCCGCCCCTTCCTTCCATCGCAGTCCTCTACCCCGGAGAAGACAGACATGAGCGACGTCCCCCAGTACCGCAAGCCCATCGGCACCGCCCGGAAGTTCATCAAGCGCGTCGACATCGACGGCGCCCCCTACGACATCTGCGAGCCGTCGGCGGGCGACAAGACCCTCGTGCTGAAGATGAGCAAGGAGGCCGGGGAGATTGACGCGGAACGCAAGCCCGTCAACGAAGACGCCGGCGTGTACTTCCTGGCCCGTGTCGCCATCGCCTGCCTGAACCACCCGGGCGGGCGCCGCCGCGCCTTCGACATGAACAGCCGCGAGGACCTGGAGGCCGTGAAGCTGGAGCCCTGGCTGGTGGACCTCGCGAAGGACTTCACCTCCGGCTTCGGTGGCAAGACAGTGGAGGAGGAGCAGGGAAACTCCGAAGCCACCCCGAGCTGAATGCCATCTACGGGGTGGCGAAGATGATGCACTGCTCGCCCGAGGAAGTTCGCTCGTGGCCCTGGTCCGATGTCGTGCGCCTGCTCGCGTACAACGCGCTGGAACGCGAGGAGTTCGACCGGCGCGTCCAGAAGCACTCCGCTGCGTCCCACCGCACGCCCGCGAGCGGCCCCACCACCAACACCACCGTCTACCGCTTCGGCCCGAGGCCCACGCCGAAGCGGTAGCAGTCCTGGAGTCCCCTTATGGGTGCGTTGAAGGTTGGAGATCTGTACGTCGCAGTCACCGCGTCCATTGGCGAGGCCGTGGCCAACCTCGGCAAGCTGGTGAAGAAGGTGGAGGACACCGCCAAGAAGGTGAAGGAGGCGGCGGACCCCATCGGAAAGATTGGCGCCGTCGTCGCCGCTGGCATCGGAGGGGCGGTGGTGGCCGCCTCGAAGTCGAACGCGCGGCTCGCGGCGGAGGTGGAGCACATCCAGGAGGTGCTCTACACCTTCGCTGCGGAAGTGGGCGACCTCTTCACCCCGCTGGTGCGCCGCATCGGCGATTTCCTGTCCAACCTGGTCGCGCACTTCCAGCGGTTGAGCCCCCAGGCGAAGCGTGCGGCGGCCAGTCTCGCCGCGTGGACCGCTGGCGTCGGCTTAGGCATCGGCTTCGTCGGCAAGCTGGCGGCCACCGTGGAGGGCCTGGCCAAGGGCTTCGGCATCGCGCTCCAGGGCGTCAAGGCGGTGCTGCCCATTATCGGGCAGCTCGGCCCCGTGCTGAACGGCGTCGGCCCGGCCGCCACCAAGGCATGGCAGGCCCTCCAGGCAATGAAGAACGTGGACGTGGGCGCCGGCATGTCCAAGCTGTGGACGACTTTCAAGGCGATGACGCCCACGATGAAGGGCGTTGGTGAGGGCTTCAAGGGCCTGGGCAAGTCCATGGTGGAGTTCGTCAAGGCCACGCCGTCCATGCTCTCCAGCGTCCTGAAGATGCTCGTCAGCTTCGGCGGCGCCCTCGTCCCCATCCTTGCTATCGCCGCAGCGCTCGCAGCCATCACGCTCCTCGCCGGCAGCATCTACAAGTCCTGGGGCGACATTGGGCTCTCCGCAATGGAGACATGGCAGACCATCTCCGAGTTCATGGGCAAGATGATGACGGCC belongs to Corallococcus exiguus and includes:
- a CDS encoding phage tail terminator protein, which codes for MADALKDVELHVAQLLDAAALGVSRTASPPSLYTGPMPMPAPPLAVAVREMPGAAPEDYMGTGRSYLQRDVQVLVRGRDYLEAQSLARGCWRALHLAAVPGYVSCRSQGLPSYLGEGDNHRHRFVLTVTLAHVV
- a CDS encoding phage tail tube protein, whose amino-acid sequence is MAGEPEVLYAQRVHFTATPTTTLVSLEDGTSETPSTELDGINECSVSTAIDSVDMNYFGGDGYKRNAATLRGLTISLNGHRIAGNAAQDLMETHMLSGQVGYLHVIKDEAATAGKRGVRYAARIMSFDSGGPSSDVDKLTASLNGQGAPVKV
- a CDS encoding phage tail protein, with translation MSDVPQYRKPIGTARKFIKRVDIDGAPYDICEPSAGDKTLVLKMSKEAGEIDAERKPVNEDAGVYFLARVAIACLNHPGGRRRAFDMNSREDLEAVKLEPWLVDLAKDFTSGFGGKTVEEEQGNSEATPS